From the genome of Apostichopus japonicus isolate 1M-3 chromosome 17, ASM3797524v1, whole genome shotgun sequence:
atatatatatatatattaccgcCTCAACCACTTACTGTTGTTTGCCGTCTAGCTTCTCGCAAGGTCTTCTGGGATATTCCCATTCCTCTTCCGGCAGCCAGTATCTCCAAGAAGCTAAGCGATAAAATCACAGACTCCATAGCCACTCGCTGTTTATAGAGCCGGTACTGCAAAAGAAACATGAGTATAATTCACATAGCAAAGAATAGGTAATTTTCGTTAGTGTTAGTTCATTAGATTGAGAGAATTCCAAACGTTGATGCAAGAAACGAAACTTACATATGATAATTTAAAACTCTAGGAGACAACAAATACAGAAACGTATAGACTTTGATAGCTAATTACTAGATATTTGATGATTTGATAAGTTAAAAGAATCTTTCCATGGAAGTGACCGAAACATACCACCACTGTCAGttccttttctttcattctatATAGTTCTATTTGAAATGCAATTGCTTTGTAATAAACGATAATTTCGGTACTTTGCCCTCCCACTCcgccgctccccccccccccacccccctatcCCCATCTTCCAACCATATTCAGTTCCCTGTCTCTATCATTTCCCCTCCCTTTATTCCTATTGCCCTCACCATACCAACCCCCATCCAATTCCCTCTCCTCTTCAACCACACTTATTGTCCCCTCTTCATCTTCTACAAACATATTCCTTTCATCGTCTCTCTTCTTTTAATTCAATACCTTTCCTCAATCCCTCCTCTACCAAACCTATTCCGTTTGTCACGCCTCTTTTCCAAACTTATTATTTGGCCCATTTCCTCCATATGCCACTTCTGTTGACGTGCCCAGCCCCATATCTTCCGATCCTATTTTATTCtctcttctccccccccctccctctaccGCCCCCCTCCCCGTCCATATTTCCTTATCCTCCAAGCCTAACATTCACTTCCATATCCTTTTCCCTTTCCTCTTTCAGACCTATACCCATTCCCATCTCAGCCCAGACCGTCTACATAGGCATCGGCACAAGGCCACAGTTTTTGTATTATATACATCTCATGATAAGAGATACATGTGGACTACTCACTGTGTCGTAGTTGTAGCTATCTTCATATGATATAGCAACACACATCAAAATACATAGCATTATTGCTAAGACAATAGCCACTGTACTCATCCACATGAAACGCGACAGCTgtcgaaagaaaaaaataacgtAAGATATTAATTCTGACGAAACTTGCTTCATTATTGGATCTAGCTTAGCAAAAGCTTGTCTCGTCACATTTGTAGATATTGTAACACTGTAGAAGCGTCACAACACGGCATGATGATTCGGTGTATTTGGTCAAAGACCTGCATGGCCGGATTAAGCTAGTGCGGGGCCTTATCTTATAAAGGGgccctaaaaaaacaaatacacatAAATGGTCTTATATCTATGAAATAGATAACCACACTCCCATTaattactgtgttaaaataataaccCCAATTGAAGGTGACAATTGGCTAAAATCGCTAACTTTAAACACCCAGTCGTTCATAACAGTTGAGGGCAGTATAGTACTATCGTAATAGAGCAAAGTATAGTCACTGAATCGGAACTGATAGCTTGCAAGCATTTAGCGTGGGGGGGCCTTGAAAATGTTGGGAACCATAGCATAAGTTACTTTTGTCACTGGGTTAATCCGGCACTGGTCAAGATCCCCATATCAAGGAGATTGTAGGGGAATATGTTACTGTCGTTAGCACGTTGCTTCAACAGTCACAAATTATGTGTCTATCTTGAATATATTTATGTAGTTCAAGTTGTCACTGTACGGCACTTCACCGATAGGAACGGACTGAAGTGCTATATCAAGTCTCTATAATCAACCAAATAATATCAAGTATCATACCACAATATCGCTTGATGAGAACTAGCAATTGCTGAGGATAATTGTAGTCTGTAATTAGTCTGTAATTAAGTTGATCACATAGatctactactactaatactactactactactgctgctgCCACTACTGCTGCCACTTCTACTTGGACAACTTACCGACCTCTGAGCCATTACACCTCGATATATGGCCACTTTTCTACCACTTCCACCGGCAACCATAAACTAAAAGGGCAAAGGAAAGGAACATTGAATAAATGGTATTACCTAACAGCAGAACAGATGGGCTATTTACACATCTTGTTAAATTAAAAGTTGGTGGTACTACATTTTGGTTACTCGCAGAATACTCGGTCTCTTCCAAGGCGATATCAGAATTCCAAGGTGATAATGTTAGAGTAACTATTAGAAATCATTCGTAAGTGCCTACGGTAGGTGGCCTACCCAATTTTAAAATTGGTCGCTATTACCGCACATTTCGTCTGAAGTAATCTTTTAAGTTAATAACCTGTGTTTGGTTGTAATTATGTATCATCATTTTGATTTAGTGAGCTTAATTTTACAACAAAACATGAAAGAGAAATTCTGTTCCTCAATGAGATATAATGTATCATTGCTGAATTCATAAACCCTTGATAGTTTAGCGTAGCTTTCTTGTATATCCTCGTTCGTTGTTGCTGGGTTAGAATAATATATTATTTCCCGCGTTCCTTGTCTTTCCTTAAAAGCTGTAGTAAGATACCAACATATTTCCTTGCAAAGCTTTGTAAAGCTGACAATGACGAATTAATTAACCACAAATGGGAAATTAAAGGATAAAACAAATACAGAAGTTCGAAGAAAGAAGTATTTGGTACCCAAAATCCAACCCATATGGCAGTCGCAATATCCGAGTAGTAGCAGTCCAGACATATGCTGACGATACCAAATATAATGCAGAATATTCCCAAGATTGCCTGGAATCCGCCATTCTGCTTACAAGCAGTCACATTTTCTGCTAAGAAGGTAGTGTGTTCCCGCACTGTACTGATCTAAAGAAATTGGTGATAGGACAGGAAGAAACAAGAGGCAGAGAAAActaaaacagaaacaaagaacaTTTGACAAAAGTTAAAGGAGAAAGGGAAACATAATAACTTTATAAAGGACAATAAAAATTCAAATGTTAATAAgaagtatgtgtgtgtttgggagtgagggggggggggcaggaatagaaagaagaagaatgaagAACGTGAATAAGTAGGATGGCTCCGTGATATCTGTTTCTTACGTTTTGTGTTCCCTTTATCATTGCAATGCTTCCGTTTGTTTAATGAAAACCTAATCCTATTAATGAGTTATTTACCTTCCTTATAATTTACCTATAACCCCATAAACTTATCAGGCCTAACCTATAGGAACAACAACAGGAGAGGAACAGGAACCATCAAAATATACAGGCATATAGCAAGGCAAATATTAAGAACGTAGATAAAGTATTATCAATGATATAAAGAGAAATCGAAAACATAACCATATAGTCATATGAAGTATATAAGATTGACAATCAGTGGCGGCACCTGAAATTTacaaagtgggggggggggggcaagcaaACAACTGGGTGAACATTTTGGAAGTGCAAAATCTCACCTGTGTAAGTGCACGTCACGGGAAAATTTAGGGATAGGGAACACgtcctaaccccccccccccccccgttaccACAATTTCATTAGAATGTATTTCATAGCCCTGTGGGGGTCAACATTTTGCATTCTGTTAGCCTTATGTTACCCACATAGAGGAAGTTTGACAGCAATGGaaaatgtttcatgttttaCCGCAGCTGACTGGGAAACTGGGGGTCAGGCATCTTTGAATGGGGgccaataccccccccccccacctcgtACCCCCTTGGCGCCACCACTACATGTGAACACTtatagaaaacaacaaattgtTGACTACCTGTACTGGTTGCGAGACATACTGTGCTGGCTGGGGGTTTGACGTGTATACCGTTGTAACTCTTGTGACGTCAGCCATTGTTAGACCGTGGATGACTAAATATGCAGAACTGAAGAAGTTTTAAAACCAAACCGATGGTGTGTTTCAACGTATAAACGACTTCTCcctacagtggcgtaggaatgtacttttgagtgggggctgaagactgatggccggcctgggggaggggtctaaggggagggggtgacccccTGCATTTTCAGGTGGtctaagatgcaatttggtgcaatatagcacacccactccattttgtaaataattttgcattttcacctggccttagatgcaatttggtgctccaaatgagatttttttctcatttggaaatgaaaaaggggttttctgacttgcgaagcgggggggggggccgaatgatacttccgccccaccacatttttcactggggggctggcgccccccccagcccccacggttcctacgcccttgtctcCCTATATAGAAAAATCGACAGTGTACGGGCAGAATGTAAACTGTTACCTTGTCGCATTATATACATGGAATGCTATATACCGTATAAAAAGGTTTCTATAATGCAAtagtaaatacaaattaaagagattttactTCAACTTATACTGAGATTGAGGTCCCTCTttccttcttttccttttcttcctttcttctctttttcttagttcttttcttaattcttttttgtAAGTTATTCGTGTACTCTATGTACAGGGAGTGTATCACTAGAtaagcccacaagggtttcCTGATGCACTTTCTTTCGAATTCCATAACTCTCTATATGTTCGCtacatttgttgtatatatatatgttgtgggggaaaaaacaaataaatatacgaAATCAACGAAACGAGTGACTATAGTTGTACAAAAAACCTTATCATGGCATACTGACAATATAGAAGCAGTTTTAAAAGCCTTTACGATAAGTAGGGTATAATCTCTACTTACCACAGTTTTGTActgaatactgtatatataaatgaGTAAGTCATTAATGGCCGAGTACGTGTTGCTACATATGATTGCTTATGAAAACTAACAGCAGCGTagactattattattacaaagATATTAAGCTATGATCCAGTCGTTCTGCATACGTGTTTTGACATTTCGGCAAGTAATCTTTGAACTTTTCTGTATAAGCTCAGTATAGGCTATATGCGTGAAGACCATTACCCGTACAGTTAGACGACTGTTGTATACTACCTTAGTACTACGAAAGGTAAAGGTTACAGCTTGCGGCTTTACACGGTAAAAATTGAGATGATTCAAACTCAAATTTCCAGGAACGATTTTACGAAATTGAGAGTGATTAAACCCTTACCTTAAATAAAAGGCAACATGGACATATAACGTTGTTATTTTGAGTTCGATAATTCCTGGTATACTGACGCAAGTTGGGTTATTATGTACAATGTATATGATACAAAACATGTCCATTACTAGGTTTATGTTGATTTAGTTGTGATTAAAGCTGAGATAGTACTTTACCGTTAGTACAAAGTCCTTGTTAATATTCAACTTTTTGCATATAGCAAGCTGTAAAAGCAAATAAGGGGGGAAAACATCATAGAGCTTACTTCTCATTTCGGAGAATAACACGTAAATGTTATGGCATTGACCAATATACGACCCGTGATAAATTTTGGATATTGCGTCATTATCGCCAAGACCTCGTTTATGGCAAGCCGACCGGGCCATAACGGATGTCTACTTCGTGTGCTTGAAAGAAACAGTCAGTAGGCCTACATCATTTCCACTAATGCGATACGTTTGACAACGGGTAGTGGAAAATTCGACCACGCGTCCTCTAACTTCAACATCTGCAGAAATGCGAAAATGTACCCAACTTAGCATGCAGCTATACGAGAAAATGGCCGCAAGGTTTAGCAGGAACCGTAACTATAGATAAGACTTCAATATTTAATGGCCTACATGTACATTGTAACTGGACACAATAATGCACGCAATAAAATTACAATTACTTTGCATTCACATGTATATCGTTAATGACAATACGTGGTACGCGTTGTCGAATCTCTATGATACTAAGAGTTCTGTCAGGCGTTGTCGAACGTCGTAAAAGCGTTGCCATGAGTGAAAACGCTTCACTGATCGGCTATTTTGTTCATACGCGATAGGCAGCCGTTACGACTTCGTTGGCTTGCCAAACGTTATAGATCCGGGACTTGTCAACTTAGCCAATCAGGAGATAGCATTTTGTGACCGAGGGCCTCGtttacagaaaagaaaatagcTCGGATCCGATAGAAATTAACTTTAGTTTGTATACAAAGCCTATACTGTTGTGTTATGCATTAGATCCCTTGTATTCAAACTTTGTGGCTTGGTGACCGCAATCTTCATCCTTCGTATAATCTTGGCGACCCACCAGTGGTGGATGTTTTGGCCTGCATGGGAGAGGGGTTTACGGGGAAGTGTTATCCAGTGGTGTGTACTGCATAGGATTTCATAGATGCACGGGGCCGGccgggggagagggggggggggtcgctcgactgatttaggtagtgaCCTCATCCTCTACAGATGGGTTATAACAAGAAGTTTGTAAGGGCGTGTTAGGTATTTGAAGACGCTCCTATGCATGGGTCGGGTGCGCTaaaaaattgattaattttataATTCAAATCGTGGATCCTGATGCATATTTAGACAGTAAATTAGATCTATTTGTTGGCACAACTTTACGTGTAGTCCTTGGCATTTTGTGTGAGCTTGAAAAGGGGGTTGTCGACCCGGAGAATTGGTTTAACATCCCTTGTCGAAGGGAAGGCCACATGGAAAATGGTATCCCTTTTGTCATTGTTGCTATATTTGGAAGATTTACAAAAGGGAGTTATACAGCTCAGACTCAGTTGAGAAGAATGGAATAcaaagaaaagtacaaaatgacaTATGGCGTCGATATCTGTCAATTTTCTCCTTGCTGTAATCTTTTTACTCATCACCCTATGCcatccctcccccaaccccttccTATAATAAGTTTCATGATAACAGGAGAACACTCCATACTTGTACAAATCAAGTGCAAGAAATCAGGGAATCCTTGGAGAAcggaaatttaaaaaagtatatagaaaaaattaacataaagtGACAATTTAAGGAGAATGGCAAGAAAATAGTAGATATAACTATAGAAATGGAATAAAACAATTCAATAATACCTTTTAAGGGATGCGATTTCTAACGAACTTATATAACTTTACTCAATAAAAGTCACCAAATATCAGGGAAAGACACTGGCTGCTATTCTTGTTTTATTCTATTGTTTTACCCTGATAAAGATTTGCATATCTTTTAACAAATGTTAATCTAATTCTTATGCTGTATTTGAcacaacaaacatatataattatataatttttatactacaattattactatatatatatatatatatatatatatatatatatatatatatatatatatataaatatatatatatatatatatatatatatatatatataaatatatatatatatatatatatatatatatatatatatatatatatatatatatatatatatatatatataataataataataataattgtactTGGCCCTGTATTATAAGAATTGTACATTTGGACTGACCCTGTCTAACCCGTCAagaaatttccttttcttgtcaATTTTCTCAGGATTTCCAAACATGCGTTTAAGTTTTTGCCTTACTTGATACTTAAAATGGATACAAGTGTTGTACGTTGGCTTTTCCGTGCTACGACTTCAAACCCCCACCGTGGTATATGTTCTTTGCTGGTTAGCAATTCGTCTCATGAATTCGAATGAtgcatttattttctatttacgACGAATATCAAGCAACATTACAAGGTCTGCATTGGCTAAACCGTTGGTGATATATTTTATGCCAGTGGTGACGTCAGGAGACCGCCAGGGAAAATGTCTTCTTTTCCGTGATGTcgatttgttttgtgtttttattaGCAAATCTGTATAGTCTTTATTTTACGTTAGCGACTGACTCGCACGATACGATGGTTCGTATGGAGATTTCCACTGATAACAACACTGGTTCGGCTTTAGTTAGAACTCTCACGACGGAAGGTTTTACCTCCTTGATCAATTTATTTCATGAATAAACCCCAAGTGTACAACTTCCGGAATAATTGTAGATATTCGGTGGCACCTTTTGTGGTGGGTaatgtactatactatacatatCCGTGGCATTGATTCTATTGCCCAATAGGCAGACGTCATTCTATATTCAATAGTGACGTCATATCTGTGTGGTTCCTGGTCCATCTCTATACGTTTGCTGCGATTGGGAATCGTCGTAACTAGGTGGTGCATTTCGCGGGGGCAGTGTTTCATATTTCGGTGGAGGTTGAGTGTCAATTGGTAGATAACCTTTAtcgaaaaatataaatttggaTCATTGGATTAGTTATTTCGTCGCTGAATGTATAGTCTACAAATATAGTTCAGGCAGGTTTGTCTTACGTTCTTTGTTTAGGGCCCAATCCTCaaagccccccctccccacccctttttCTACCTTCCCCAGTTCCCATAACACCCTGCACTCACCAAGCGCAATTAACAGAGACTCGATTGTACCATGGATTCAACGGTGCGTTGATGGTGGCCATTTCATTATGGTTATATTTAAATTACTTGAGAtcatttgtctttatttttgtttttgtgttgttCACTGTATACCTCTTCTTATGGATTAAAACGTCTCCCTATCACTTAGGCATCATGTAAAGATAGTATTCAATATGTTCTTACCTGCTCCTGGGTAGGGTGACGAAAGTATAGCAGTGCTACCCATAGTGTTATACGTGGTAGGATATGGTTGTGTTGCTAACTGAAAGACCAAAAGACAACATTTTAGTTTTACTGAAATATCATACCTCTATTATCAGTGCTGTAGAACTCTTTTGGTATAATGGTCTATGATGAAGGCGTGGGTGGTGGGAGCCTGGCTCATAAAGTGTTtagagcagg
Proteins encoded in this window:
- the LOC139984802 gene encoding uncharacterized protein isoform X2 — its product is MADVTRVTTVYTSNPQPAQYVSQPVQISTVREHTTFLAENVTACKQNGGFQAILGIFCIIFGIVSICLDCYYSDIATAIWVGFWFMVAGGSGRKVAIYRGVMAQRSLSRFMWMSTVAIVLAIMLCILMCVAISYEDSYNYDTYRLYKQRVAMESVILSLSFLEILAAGRGMGISQKTLREARRQTTVITQPGTVTVPVPNGPGYPNNVGGTYAYQTDYGGSAVHPPPPPPQYGFVHPQQPGPPTTPQPPGYGTIDSKPPTY
- the LOC139984802 gene encoding uncharacterized protein isoform X1 yields the protein MDMFCIIYIVHNNPTCVSIPGIIELKITTLYVHVAFYLSSAYLVIHGLTMADVTRVTTVYTSNPQPAQYVSQPVQISTVREHTTFLAENVTACKQNGGFQAILGIFCIIFGIVSICLDCYYSDIATAIWVGFWFMVAGGSGRKVAIYRGVMAQRSLSRFMWMSTVAIVLAIMLCILMCVAISYEDSYNYDTYRLYKQRVAMESVILSLSFLEILAAGRGMGISQKTLREARRQTTVITQPGTVTVPVPNGPGYPNNVGGTYAYQTDYGGSAVHPPPPPPQYGFVHPQQPGPPTTPQPPGYGTIDSKPPTY